The Anaeromyxobacter sp. Fw109-5 genomic interval AGCAGCGCGAAGGCGCGGACGTAGCTGCGGCGGATCTCCGCCCGCAGCGCGTCGACTCCCTGCACGAGCTCGGCGACCTGGCGCACCTCGCCCAGCTCGGCGAAGTAGCGCGCCTCGATGGCGAACGTGCAGTCCAGCCGGCCGCCGCCGGGCAGGGACACCCGCGCCGGCGCCTCGCGCCACTCGCCCTCGGGGTTCTCCCCGTGCGCCTCCGCCTCGGCGACCACCTCCCCGCTCGCGGAGACGAGGGTCGCGCGGCGGAGCCGCGGGGTCTCGTCGACCGCCGCCCGCAGGAAGGCCTGCGCCTTCTTGCGCTCCGTGGGCAGCCGGCGGGCGAGCGCGCGCGCCTGCTCCGCGTAGAGCTGCTTGCGCGCCTGGAACAGATCGCCGTAGAGCCCCGGGACGGCCTCGAGCCGCTCGACGACCCGCGGGTCGAGCCCGAGCGCGAGGTTCTCCTCCGCGAGGCGGCCGGCGAGCACCAGCGCGCCGAGGAGCGGCAGCGTGGCGGCCACGACGAGCGCGACCGCGATCTTGACCTCGAAGCGCGAGACCCGCAGCGCGCCGAGGGCGCGGCGGAGCAGGGGCGGGGCGGGCGTCACCGGCGCCCCCCCGCCGGCGCGTTGCCGGTGAACGTGCGGGAGCGGAACAGGTGGACGTCGCTGCCGGCGTCGGGCTCGCGCAGGAGGAAGCTCGCGACGGCGCCGAGCACGCTGCGGGTCGCCCCCGCGGTGCGCGTGCCCGCCGACGGGTTCGCGATGTACTCGCGGGTGCGCTGGAGCTGCTCGCGCGAGACCGGGTTCACCTCGACGCGCGCCTCGAGCCGGTACGCCGAGGCGGGGAGCGACTGGGACGGCCCGAGGTCGACGCCGCGGACGTCCGAGAGGAAGCGGCGCAGGGCCGCGAAGTCCGGGAGCACGTGGCGGACGCCCCAGGGAGCGCGCGGGTCCTTCACCGTCACCGTGTAGGTCTCCTCCCACACGTCGAAGAGGATCTCCACGATCCGGCCGTACAGCGCAACCGGCGCGCGGGAGCCCTCGGGGACGACGGACACGTAGATCGCCACGACGTTGGTGAGGCCGTTTCCGAACTCGTCCTCCGCGGACGCCGGGAACGCCGGGGAGATGTCCACCGTCGCCTCCGCCCGGCCGGCGCGCGTCGCCAGCAGGGCCGGGAGCGGCGCGGGCGTGGCCGCCTCGGCGCCGAGCGCGATCGCCGCGGCGATCGCGGCGAGCAGGAGGCGGGCCGTCGGCCGCCGCTGGGGGAGCGCGCGCGTCACAGCAGGTTGTCCACCAGGTAGCCGAGCGAGGCGTTGAACACGCCCACGGGCGTGTCGAGGCGGAGCGCCACCTCGGCCGACACGGGCGAGCGCGAGAAGTGGGTGCGCGCGCCGCCCAGGGTCTCCGTCGAGTACACGCCGCGCAGGCCGAGCGCGAGGTAGCCCCGCCGGAAGAACACCTGGCGCTGCCAGAGCGGCACCGCGTACTCGACCCCGGCCATCGCGACGAAGGCGTCGTAGCGGGAGTCGGTGGAGAAGTTGAGCTCGAGCGAGCGCGCCAGCGCGGGACCGACCGCGAAGTAGGAGAAGTCGGCCGGGTAGAACCGCTCGAAGAACGGCGCGCTGCCCTGCGCGGCGCCCAGCGCGGTCTGCAGCCGGAGCGGCTGGCCCAGCAGGCCGTAGGCCGTCTCGAGCTGCAAGAGATAGCGGCTGTACTCGTAGTCGCTGCCGAGCAGCTTCGAGCCGAACGTCACCTGGGCGAGGGCGCGGAGCCCGTCGCGGGGCAGGAAGAAGTCGTCGCGGGTGTCGAGCTCGTAGGTCCCCGTGAGCGCCGACAGGCGCGAGGTCCCCGGGAGCAGGGCGGGCGCGTCCCCCGGCTCGGCCGGGACGCCCGCGGCGAGCTCGCGGAGCCGCTCGAACCGGTAGCTCGCGAGGAGCCGCTCGAAGGCCCCCGGCCGGATCCCGATCGTGCCCTCGAACGAGGCGCGCTGGTAGCGCAGTCGCGGCGCCGCGCCGTAGTCGTCGCCGTAGAGGTCGCAGTCGGGGTCCCCGCAGGCGAGCTCCTCGCCGCGCACGAGCAGGATCGTCGCCCCGAGCACGAGGCCGCGCGGGCCGCGCCCGAGCGGCAGGTCCGGGGCGAAGAAGCTCCCGCGCAACGCGAAGCGATCGGGGTCCTGCGGCCTCCCCGCCGGCGAGCCGCCGTAGACGAACGCGCCGGAGAGCCCGAACCCGCGGCCCAGGAAGTTCTGCTGCGAGAGCCCGAGGCCGCCGTAGATGGGCTGCGGCCCGGTCGAGCCGAGGACCAGGTCCGTCACGAGGAGCGTGTTGCGCTCCGAGACGTCGAAGACGAGCACCACGAGCCCGCGCTCGCTGCCGCGCTCCACCCGCGTGTCCACCCGGGAGAACCAGCCGAGCTGGAGCAGCCGGAGCCGCGACAGGAAGACGCGCTCCTCGTCGAGGAGGTCGCCCTCCACGACGAGCAGGTGCCGCCGCACCTCCGCCTCGCGCGCGTGGTGGAGCCCGGTGACGGCGATGCGCTCGACCGTGTAACGCCGGGTGACCGGCAACGGGAGGGCCTCGGGAGCGGCGGCGGCGTGCGCCAGCGACGGGTCGGGAGGCGCGGCGTCGCCTGCCGCTCGAGCGAGGGTGATCGCCAGGACGGCGGGGAGGAGCGCGTTCATCGGCGGGCGATTGTAGGCGAAGAGCGGCCCGCTGGCCTGGACGCTGCGCTCGGTGGATGTATTCAGCGCCCGGGCGAGGGGGAGACGGCGCGCCGCAGGGCGAGGTAGGCCTCGAGCGTCGCGACGTGGAGCGGATCGGCCGCCAGCGCCGCCTCGTACGCGGCGAGCGCCGCGCCCGAGTTGCCCAGCTTGCGGGCCACCTCGGCCCGCGACCGCTGCCGGCTCGCCTCGGCCTCGCGCCCCGGGGTGGCCGCGAGCAGCTGCGCGCGGCGGGCGTCCACGAGCGCCCGCGGGACGCCGGCCGCGAGGCAGCGCGCGACCCCGAGCGCGTTCCCGCGCTCGCCGTCGTGGGCGAGCCGGGCGGTGGGCGTCGCGAGCGCGGCCTGGGCGGCGTCGAGCCGCACGAGGAGCGCCGTCGCGCGCGCGGGGTGGTCGGCGGCGCCCGGCCGGGTCCGGGCGGCCTCGAGCGCCTCCCGCACCCCGCGCACCGCCCGCCGCACGTCCGCGAACTCCGCCTCGGGAGGGACGCCCAGGAACCCGTAGTGATCGGCCCCGGCGCGCCCCTCGAGGTCGCGCAGCAGCGGCTCGCCGCCCGGCGCGGGCGACTCCGGGGGGGCGGGGCGCTGGGCGTCCGCGAGCGTCGCGATCGCGGCGCGCGCCTCCGGGGCCAGGTCGACGAACTGGACGGCGAACCCCGGCTCCATCCGCCAGCCCTCCGCCTCGGCCGGCGAGACGTGGCGCACCACCTCGGCGGCGACCGCGAGCGGCGCTCGCAGCGCGGAGTGCGAGAGGGAGAGGCGGAGGCGCGACAGGAGCGGAGGGAGCCCGCCGTCCGCGCGGAGGAAGGCGCCGCTGCGGGTGAGCTCGCGGAGCGGCAGCCTCGCCGGCACGCCGGAGCCGAAGCGC includes:
- a CDS encoding BamA/TamA family outer membrane protein, with the translated sequence MNALLPAVLAITLARAAGDAAPPDPSLAHAAAAPEALPLPVTRRYTVERIAVTGLHHAREAEVRRHLLVVEGDLLDEERVFLSRLRLLQLGWFSRVDTRVERGSERGLVVLVFDVSERNTLLVTDLVLGSTGPQPIYGGLGLSQQNFLGRGFGLSGAFVYGGSPAGRPQDPDRFALRGSFFAPDLPLGRGPRGLVLGATILLVRGEELACGDPDCDLYGDDYGAAPRLRYQRASFEGTIGIRPGAFERLLASYRFERLRELAAGVPAEPGDAPALLPGTSRLSALTGTYELDTRDDFFLPRDGLRALAQVTFGSKLLGSDYEYSRYLLQLETAYGLLGQPLRLQTALGAAQGSAPFFERFYPADFSYFAVGPALARSLELNFSTDSRYDAFVAMAGVEYAVPLWQRQVFFRRGYLALGLRGVYSTETLGGARTHFSRSPVSAEVALRLDTPVGVFNASLGYLVDNLL